The following coding sequences are from one Oncorhynchus clarkii lewisi isolate Uvic-CL-2024 chromosome 20, UVic_Ocla_1.0, whole genome shotgun sequence window:
- the LOC139376747 gene encoding uncharacterized protein: MADSASFRDEVSNPWAQRRKSVDLLPPRMSESPTELRIVLLGKNVSEKSVVGNFILERGAFDPNYVHNHCERARGQVEGRHIAVINTPDLLDPNMSHDKLSEELRWCVTMSDPGPHVFLLVLQPEEFTQEEGDRIRKILDTLSDRSFDYSMVLTTHEDKRGHMDEDHPLNQMVRACRGRQHLSDRTQLIADVDKIVKENGGDYLTCDVFEDATSDMVKGKEEKHRSKTDWSLKSSSGEECGKAVLEQGVSAQWYNFDKVTEVGLMFLKGKVGEQSWSGEKCESQLRIVLLGRSDDKKKTVGNIILQQGAFPGIGLSAGLFGKKQQCESASGKVNGKSVTVVKTPDFFALPVESLMQEMERCKSLSAPGPHGVLLVLKPEEFTEENRNTFKLILSIFGKEAFKHSMVIITHEGVTGNPHLRQMIEECGGRHHEMYKQGSDHKKLTQKIEKMVEENEWRYLTSNEETTHDTMTPKAQRLNVVLCGRRGAGKTSIANAILGKTVSSPKSSSSSVCVKREGEVCGRPVTLIELPALFGTHLTQKEVMRETFNCVSLCDSGVHAFLMVVPLGPITDEDKGELETIQKILSSRVNDFVMVLFRQDNISVDKTAVDFVEQNADTKQLIKICGRRYKIFDASNIENAKQTTELVTEIIKMMDQNRTCYTLYMYMEAKHQSELDQSRRIKDLEERIRNMSQGAEMECSSTECIRVVLIGKTGNGKSSSANTILGRDEFKSKSSTDSVTTVCKKAVGKVDGRTVSVVDTPGLFDTTLSNKDVQKEIVKCVSLSAPGPHVFIIVLTIGRITKEELDTLDLIEKTFGPRAGMFCLVLFTRGGDLKNESIQDYIGESKIAKLHKLIRDCGDRFHVFNNNNDNNCTQVTELIKKMNKMVSMNKGSFYTNEMFQEAEAAIKQKQEAILKEREMEIKADMEKLKVSHETDMEKMKSKLEEERLKVQRERQLRENMLREREEAIRKEHEDKEKAEKEERELEDKKRKEDEKLKKEIWDTEKEKMEKEIKTQEIKFKNLQKEKEEEYNMRMEKLRKEEKDREERQINQEWKFDKLKREQEEEIKMRQKEEDERRKKEEEERQEWQRKIEEAEKGQTELQEVMRSEKEEWEEQLKKERDRQQEEERLRRQKEVQTLVEQEEKQRRLREEFERERERDRIKMKESEDQRRETEQKERERIEKDFEEKRRELTDKMTTQREQWERERGEEHERRIQEDVNRRVEERLRLRKLEETFHQEREEENMRKEKEDKVRREQEEKKWKEMRADYERKTKEMMDKYEQEARRLAEEMNNFKEKYENDFQKLLDQHEEEKEKLILKHKGEYDLLNALYGHDKTKLTEKINELQETHEEEIKHLYKCVVQ; encoded by the exons TCTCGAATCCATGGGCCCAGAGACGCAAAAGTGTGGATTTGTTGCCCCCAAGAA TGTCTGAAAGTCCTACAGAGCTAAGGATTGTGCTGCTCGGCAAGAATGTCTCTGAGAAGAGTGTTGTTGGGAACTTCATCCTGGAAAGAGGGGCATTTGACCCCAACTATGTACACAACCACTGTGAGAGAGCCAGGGGTCAGGTGGAGGGAAGACACATAGCTGTGATCAACACTCCAGACCTGTTAGACCCTAACATGTCACATGACAAACTCTCAGAGGAACTGCGTTGGTGTGTCACTATGTCTGACCCGGGACCTCATGTGTTCCTGTTGGTGCTGCAGCCTGAGGAgttcacacaggaagagggagacagaaTCAGGAAGATCCTAGACACCCTCAGTGACCGGTCCTTTGACTACTCAATGGTACTGACAACTCATGAAGACAAGAGGGGACACATGGATGAGGATCACCCTCTGAATCAGATGGTCAGAGCCTGTAGAGGGAGGCAGCACCTCAGTGACCGCACTCAACTTATAGCAGATGTTGACAAGATTGTAAAGGAGAATGGAGGAGACTATCTCACCTGTGATGTATTTGAAGATGCTACAAGTGACATGGTAAAAGGGAAAGAGGAAAAACACAGGAGTAAAACTGATTGGAGCCTCAAATCTTCCTCTGGTGAAGAATGTGGAAAGGCTGTTTTGGAACAAGGAGTTTCAGCACAATGGTACAATTTTGATAAAGTAACAGAAGTTG GATTGATGTTCCTTAAGGGAAAAGTGGGGGAGCAATCATGGAGTGGAGAAAAATGTG AGTCTCAACTCAGGATAGTGTTGCTGGGGAGGAGTGACGACAAGAAGAAAACAGTGGGTAACATTATCCTACAGCAAGGGGCTTTTCCAGGAATAGGCCTCTCTGCTGGTTTGTTTGGCAAAAAACAGCAATGTGAGTCAGCCAGTGGGAAGGTGAATGGCAAGTCTGTTACTGTTGTAAAGACTCCAGACTTCTTTGCTCTGCCTGTGGAGTCCCTGAtgcaggagatggagagatgtaaGTCCCTCTCTGCTCCTGGGCCTCATGGGGTCCTGCTGGTGTTGAAGCCTGAGGAGttcacagaggagaacagaaacaCATTCAAGTTGATCCTGAGCATATTTGGTAAAGAGGCCTTCAAGCACTCAATGGTGATCATTACTCACGAGGGAGTCACAGGAAATCCTCATCTGAGACAAATGATTGAAGAATGTGGAGGAAGGCATCATGAAATGTACAAACAAGGAAGTGACCACAAAAAGTTAACTCAAAAGATAGAAAAGATGGTAGAGGAGAATGAATGGAGATACCTCACCTCCAATGAAGAGACGACACATGATACCATGACACCAAAGGCTCAGAGACTGAACGTGGTGCTGTGTGGCAGAAGAGGAGCTGGGAAGACTTCTATAGCCAATGCCATACTGGGTAAGACAGTGTCCAGTCCAAAGTCCAGCTCCTCCTCAGTGTGtgtgaagagagaaggagaggtgtgtGGTCGGCCGGTCACCCTCATCGAGCTGCCTGCTCTGTTTGGAACACATCTCACTCAGAAGGAAGTGATGCGTGAGACTTtcaactgtgtctctctctgtgactctggAGTCCATGCTTTCCTCATGGTCGTACCTTTGGGTCCAATTACTGATGAAGACAAAGGAGAGCTGGAGACCATCCAGAAGATTCTCAGCTCACGAGTCAATGACTTTGTCATGGTCCTGTTTAGACAGGATAACATTTCAGTTGATAAAACTGCAGTTGACTTTGTGGAACAAAATGCAGACACAAAGCAACTGATCAAGATATGCGGAAGGCGGTATAAAATCTTTGATGCTTCGAATATTGAGAATGCTAAGCAGACGACAGAACTTGTAACAGAAATAATCAAAATGATGGATCAGAACAGAACCTGCTACACTCTGTACATGTACATGGAGGCTAAACACCAATCAGAACTGGACCAAAGCAGAAGAATCAAGGATTTAGAGGAGAGAATCAGGAACATGTCACAAG GTGCTGAAATGGAGTGTTCCAGCACAGAGTGCATAAGGGTGGTGCTGATTGGGAAAACTGGCAATGGGAAGAGCTCCTCTGCAAACACTATCCTGGGCAGAGATGAATTTAAGTCTAAATCCAGCACTGATTCTGTGACAACAGTTTGTAAGAAGGCAGTCGGCAAAGTTGATGGAAGAACAGTTTCTGTGGTGGACACACCTGGCCTTTTTGACACAACATTGTCTAATAAAGATGTTCAGAAAGAGATAGTGAAATGTGTTTCCCTGTCAGCTCCTGGACCccatgtgtttatcatagtgttgaCTATCGGGAGAATCACGAAAGAGGAGCTAGACACTTTGGACCTCATAGAGAAAACCTTTGGTCCACGGGCAGGAATGTTTTGCTTAGTTCTGTTTACTAGAGGAGGTGACTTGAAAAATGAATCAATTCAAGATTACATTGGGGAAAGCAAGATTGCCAAACTGCATAAACTGATCAGAGATTGTGGAGACAGATTCCAtgtcttcaacaacaacaacgataATAACTGCACACAGGTCACTGAGCTGATTAAGAAGATGAACAAAATGGTGTCCATGAACAAGGGCAGTTTCTACACTAATGAGATGTTCCAGGAGGCAGAGGCAGCCATTAAACAAAAACAGGAAGCAatactgaaggagagagagatggagataaaggCTGACATGGAGAAACTGAAGGTCAGCCATGAAACAGACATGGAAAAGATGAAGTCAAAGTTGGAAGAGGAGAGATTGAAAGTTCAGCGGGAAAGACAGCTGAGAGAAaacatgttgagagagagagaagaagctaTTAGAAAAGAGCATGAAGACAAGGAGAAAGCAGAGAAGGAAGAAAGAGagttggaggacaaaaaaaggaAAGAAGATGAAAAGTTGAAAAAAGAAATATGGGACACAGAAAAAGAAAAGATGGAAAAAGAGATAAAAACTCAGGAAATAAAGTTTAAAAACCTCCAaaaagaaaaggaagaagaatataacatgaggatggaaaaactgagaaaagaagagaaagacagagaagaaCGGCAAATAAATCAGGAATGGAAGTTTGATAAACTAAAAAGGGAACAGGAGGAAGAAATTAAAATGAGACAAaaagaagaggatgagaggagaaagaaggaagaggaagaaagacaaGAGTGGCAAAGAAAAATAGAGGAAGCAGAGAAAGGTCAAACAGAACTCCAAGAAGTAATGCGTAGTGaaaaagaggaatgggaggaacagttgaagaaagaaagagacagacaacagGAAGAAGAAAGGCTGAGGAGACAGAAGGAGGTACAAACTCTTGTAGAACAAGAGGAAAAACagaggagattgagagaggagtttgaaagagagagggaacgagataGAATAAAGATGAAGGAATCAGAAGATCAGAGGAGAGAAACCGAGCAGAAAGAAAGAGAACGAATAGAAAAAGACTttgaagaaaagaggagagagttgacagacaaaatgacaacGCAACgagagcagtgggagagagaaCGTGGAGAGGAACATGAAAGAAGAATTCAAGAGGATGTAAAtagaagagtggaggagagactaAGACTAAGAAAACTGGAGGAAACATTTCACCAAGAACGTGAAGAAGAGAATatgaggaaagagaaggaagatAAAGTCAGGAGAGAACAAGAAGAGAAGAAATGGAAAGAAATGAGGGCAGATTATGAAAGAAAAACAAAAGAAATGATGGATAAATATGAACAAGAGGCCAGAAGACTTGCAGAGGAAATGAATAACTTTAAAGAGAAATATGAAAATGACTTCCAAAAACTATTGGATCAAcatgaagaagagaaggagaaactgATATTAAAGCACAAAGGGGAGTATGATCTTTTGAATGCTCTATATGGTCATGATAAAACAAAACTCACTGAGAAAATCAATGAATTACAAGAGACGCATGAGGAAGAGATAAAGCACCTGTATAAATGTGTTGTACAGTGA
- the LOC139376754 gene encoding uncharacterized protein, with product MAFCFLMIKKLLKNVALRSSPIQGSRKVAERLEFLGAGPVRQNVEEEASSVSRDVRSKRSLPVHMPVLQRLPDFWGWYRFFMDTGNQEGIEDLDKMYMIYLQNKHRSEEGPTFNHYLTHLSAIYKTCAESDDPECIAESTSKPKAKVLMPSPIKTATVGMCNPYIDPYCLFPMAPKMAAPKPPLTPAPAPVKAAPVPVLTPFLPYPLKTPTGFYAPVLEPFLTAEQKTELLRICNPDDTECLQYHLRAAYGYRPATGPAPSYAALGCNPTKDPYCRPQLVEKGPSGFFHLYPTCDPATDPLCMASVATPPPTPLETPKEQHCNPLFDKGCNPLTANKLAGLTKPVLEYTPKDVPAPAPAPLACDPRYDPYCLLGAAAALYKAPPALPQFQIRSRLGVLGKTKEGHDCYVHYDKDCTPVKASDEPKAPAVPQCHPYDFTCNGMSAPVTLTAEANKAKSGVILPDPDCDPEYDYNCRLRRAEDSPAAMESATKEPKKEQVQQKAGPGYAVPQFEDFLRSYMGQYRKKYI from the exons ATGGCTTTTTGTTTTTTAATGATCAAGAAGCTCCTTAAAAATGTTGCCCTGCGCTCCTCTCCCATACAAGGGAGCAGAAAGGTAGCAGAAAGGCTCG AGTTTCTGGGGGCCGGCCCGGTGAGGcagaatgtggaggaggagg CATCTTCAGTATCCAGGGATGTCCGCAGCAAGAGGAGTCTTCCTGTTCACATGCCCGTCCTCCAGCGGCTCCCTGACTTCTGGGGATGGTACAGATTCTTCATGGATACTGGCAACCAGGAAGGA ATCGAGGATCTGGACAAGATGTACATGATCTACCTGCAGAACAAGCACCGCTCCGAGGAGGGTCCCACCTTCAACCACTACCTCACCCACCTCAGTGCTATCTACAAGACCTGCGCCGAATCCGACGACCCAGAGTGCATCGCCGAGTCCACCAGCAAGCCCAAGGCCAAGGTGTTGATGCCCTCGCCCATCAAGACCGCCACAGTCGGAATGTGCAACCCTTATATCGACCCCTACTGCCTCTTCCCCATGGCCCCTAAAATGGCTGCCCCAAAGCCTCCTCTGACTCCAGCCCCGGCTCCGGTCAAAGCCGCCCCAGTGCCTGTCCTGACCCCCTTCCTGCCGTACCCTCTGAAGACCCCCACAGGGTTCTACGCCCCAGTCCTGGAGCCCTTCCTCACCGCTGAGCAGAAGACAGAGCTGCTGCGTATCTGTAACCCTGACGACACCGAGTGTCTGCAGTACCACCTGCGCGCCGCCTACGGCTACAGGCCCGCTACTGGACCCGCCCCGTCCTATGCTGCCCTGGGCTGCAATCCCACCAAGGACCCCTACTGCCGGCCTCAGCTGGTGGAGAAGGGCCCCTCCGGCTTCTTCCACCTGTACCCCACCTGCGACCCGGCCACCGACCCCCTGTGCATGGCTAGCGTAgcgacccctcctcccactcccctgGAGACCCCCAAGGAGCAGCACTGCAACCCCCTCTTCGACAAGGGCTGCAACCCCCTCACCGCTAACAAGCTGGCGGGCCTCACCAAGCCCGTCCTGGAGTACACGCCAAAAGACGTACCGGCACCAGCCCCCGCCCCTTTGGCGTGTGACCCGCGCTACGACCCATACTGCCTGCTTGGTGCTGCCGCCGCCCTCTATAAGGCCCCCCCAGCACTGCCTCAGTTCCAGATCCGCTCCCGCCTGGGCGTCCTCGGGAAGACCAAGGAGGGCCATGACTGCTACGTGCACTACGACAAGGACTGCACTCCTGTGAAGGCCAGCGACGAACCCAAGGCCCCCGCCGTACCCCAGTGCCACCCCTACGATTTCACCTGCAACGGCATGTCCGCCCCCGTTACCCTCACCGCTGAGGCCAACAAGGCCAAGAGCGGTGTGATCTTGCCCGATCCCGACTGCGACCCTGAATACGACTACAACTGCCGCCTTCGTCGCGCCGAGGACTCCCCCGCTGCGATGGAATCCGCGACCAAGGAGCCCAAGAAGGAGCAGGTGCAGCAGAAGGCAGGGCCCGGGTACGCTGTCCCACAGTTCGAAGACTTCCTGAGGAGTTACATGGGTCAGTACAGGAagaagtacatttaa
- the LOC139377238 gene encoding COP9 signalosome complex subunit 9-like produces the protein MKPAVDEMFPEGAGPYVDLDEAGGSSGLLMDLATNEKAVHADFFNDFEDHSDDDDVQ, from the exons ATGAAGCCAGCAGTCGATGAGATGTTCCCCGAAGGAGCTGGGCCATACGTGGATCTTGACGAG GCCGGGGGGAGTTCAGGACTGCTCATGGACCTGGCCACCAATGAGAAGGCAGTTCATGCAGACTTTTTCAATG ATTTTGAAGACcattctgatgatgatgatgtccaGTGA
- the LOC139377236 gene encoding apolipoprotein Da, duplicate 1, whose product MTPLFSLLLPLLLLPLVSAQVPHWGPCPEPAVQPAFSMKKFMGRWFEIAKLPAQFEKGKCIETNFSMKADQTIRVVSSEILKGELRTIEGTGVTEDLKNPAKLGISYSYVLPYSPYWILSTDYENSALIYSCTDVLRLFHMDFAWILGRTRTLPAATVNKAREIFTSSNIDVSRMVASRQQGCD is encoded by the exons ATGACGCCATTGTTTTCCCTCCtcttgcctctcctcctcctgcccctcGTCAGTGCCCAGGTTCCCCACTGGGGGCCTTGTCCGGAACCAGCCGTCCAGCCCGCCTTCAGTATGAAAAAG TTCATGGGTAGATGGTTTGAAATCGCCAAACTGCCAGCCCAGTTTGAGAAGGGGAAGTGCATTGAGACCAACTTCTCCATGAAGGCTGATCAGACCATTAGAGTGGTCAGCTCTGAAATATT AAAGGGAGAGCTAAGGACTATCGAGGGGACAGGAGTCACAGAGGACTTGAAGAACCCAGCCAAGttaggcatcagctactcttacG TCCTGCCCTACTCTCCTTACTGGATCCTCTCCACTGACTATGAGAACTCAGCGCTGATCTATTCCTGCACCGATGTCCTGCGTCTGTTCCACATGGACTTTGCCTGGATCCTGGGGCGCACACGCACCCTCCCTGCCGCCACCGTCAACAAAGCCAGGGAGATCTTCACGAGCAGCAACATTGATGTTAGTCGGATGGTTGCCAGCAGGCAGCAGGGCTGTGATTAG